The Salvia splendens isolate huo1 chromosome 21, SspV2, whole genome shotgun sequence genome includes a window with the following:
- the LOC121783413 gene encoding ethylene-responsive transcription factor ERF008-like translates to MDGGGAPRISSRRRSDKPYKGIRMRKWGKWVAEIREPNKRSRIWLGSYSTAVAAARAYDTAVFYLRGPTAKLNFPDQIAAAAGGALNDLSAASIRKKAAEVGARVDALHSTNRHSSKPAWFQEEIDLNKQPEPEPEPEDSSLDYSS, encoded by the coding sequence ATGGACGGCGGCGGAGCACCCAGAATCTCCTCCCGGCGGCGGAGCGACAAGCCCTACAAAGGTATCCGTATGCGCAAGTGGGGGAAGTGGGTGGCCGAGATTAGAGAGCCCAACAAGAGATCTCGAATCTGGCTCGGTTCCTACTCcaccgccgtcgccgccgcccgcGCCTACGACACCGCCGTCTTCTACCTCCGCGGCCCCACCGCCAAGCTCAACTTCCCCGACCaaatcgccgccgccgccggaggCGCCCTCAACGACCTCTCCGCCGCCTCCATAAGGAAGAAGGCGGCCGAGGTCGGCGCCAGAGTCGACGCCCTCCACTCCACCAATCGCCACTCCTCAAAACCCGCTTGGTTTCAAGAAGAGATCGATCTCAACAAacagcccgagcccgagcccgaacCCGAAGACTCCAGCCTTGACTATAGCTCATAA